One Deltaproteobacteria bacterium genomic region harbors:
- a CDS encoding hydroxymethylglutaryl-CoA lyase, with the protein MPERVRIYEVGPRDGLQNEAALLPTDKKVELILALADAGLEKVEVTSFVSPRWIPPLADAPELCARLPKREHTTYSALVPNQKGLENLLKTDLRECAIFISASETHNRKNINRGIDEAAELFESVVAAALEAGLRVRAYLSMVWGCPWEGDVPVDRVVELTRRLLGMGCYEVSLGDTVGYGTPAQTLHILRHLFEAGIEPGRLAMHMHDTRGAAMANCLAGLEAGITTFDAAVGGLGGCPYARGASGNLATEDLVYLLHGMGVATGIDLEKLIDAAELAQALVGRPLPGRYFQARLAERRG; encoded by the coding sequence CTGCCAGAGCGGGTGCGGATCTACGAGGTCGGCCCCCGGGACGGCCTGCAGAACGAGGCCGCCCTCCTGCCCACCGACAAGAAGGTCGAGCTGATCCTCGCGCTGGCCGACGCCGGGCTCGAGAAGGTCGAGGTGACCTCCTTCGTCTCGCCGAGGTGGATCCCGCCCCTGGCCGACGCCCCCGAGCTCTGCGCCCGCCTCCCGAAGCGGGAGCACACCACCTACAGCGCGCTGGTGCCAAACCAGAAGGGGCTCGAGAACCTGCTGAAGACCGATCTGCGCGAGTGCGCGATCTTCATCTCGGCGAGCGAGACCCACAACCGCAAGAACATCAACCGGGGCATCGACGAGGCCGCCGAGCTCTTCGAGTCGGTCGTCGCCGCGGCCCTGGAGGCGGGCCTGCGGGTGCGCGCCTACCTCTCCATGGTCTGGGGCTGCCCCTGGGAGGGGGACGTCCCGGTGGACCGGGTGGTCGAGCTCACCCGGCGCCTGCTGGGGATGGGCTGCTACGAGGTCTCCCTGGGTGACACCGTGGGCTACGGCACGCCCGCGCAGACCCTCCACATCCTCCGGCACCTCTTCGAGGCCGGCATCGAGCCCGGGCGGCTGGCGATGCACATGCACGACACCCGAGGCGCCGCGATGGCGAACTGCCTGGCGGGCCTGGAGGCGGGCATCACCACCTTCGACGCCGCGGTCGGCGGCCTCGGCGGCTGCCCCTACGCCCGGGGCGCCAGCGGCAACCTCGCCACCGAGGACCTCGTCTACCTCCTCCACGGGATGGGCGTCGCGACCGGGATCGATCTCGAGAAGCTCATCGACGCCGCCGAGCTGGCTCAGGCCCTCGTCGGGCGGCCCCTGCCCGGGCGCTACTTCCAGGCGCGGCTGGCCGAGCGCCGCGGCTAG
- a CDS encoding cobalamin B12-binding domain-containing protein: MSDRKARVLVAKPGLDGHDRGAKVVARALRDAGFEVIYTGLHQTPEMIVNAAIQEDVDAIGISIMSGAHLTLFPAIMDLLEEKEASDIGVFGGGIIPDADVQTLLEKGVMKLFTPGTPTHEIIAWAESSIQPRQG; this comes from the coding sequence ATGAGTGATCGCAAGGCGAGAGTGTTGGTGGCGAAGCCGGGCCTGGACGGGCACGACCGGGGCGCCAAGGTGGTGGCCCGGGCCCTGCGCGACGCGGGCTTCGAGGTCATCTACACGGGCTTGCACCAGACCCCCGAGATGATCGTCAACGCCGCCATCCAGGAGGACGTGGACGCCATCGGCATCTCGATCATGTCGGGCGCCCACCTGACCCTCTTCCCGGCCATCATGGATCTGCTCGAGGAGAAGGAGGCCTCCGACATCGGGGTCTTCGGAGGGGGCATCATCCCCGACGCCGACGTGCAGACCCTGCTGGAGAAGGGCGTGATGAAGCTCTTCACGCCGGGCACGCCCACCCACGAGATCATCGCCTGGGCGGAGAGCTCCATCCAGCCTCGCCAGGGCTGA
- a CDS encoding methylmalonyl-CoA mutase family protein — MIDKDALQQLLEQKDSWTREELAQALERLPRRKPRFETDSGIPYEDIIGPEAIAQMDPAEIGLPGQYPYTRGVQPTMYRGRLWTMRQFAGFGSPEDTNKRFKYLLEHGVMGLSTAFDMPTLMGYDPDHPMSLGEVGKEGVSVASLEDMEVLFADIPLDKVTTSMTINAPAIIMLAMYVAVAEKQGVGPEKLGGTIQADILKEFIAQKEWICPPRPSMRILIDMIEWCTHNMPRWNSVSVSGYHIREAGATAVQELAFTLADGLGYVEWSIERGMDVDEFAPRLSFFWDVHNDFLEEIAKFRAARRMWAKLLKERYGAKDARSLLLRTHAQTAGVSLTAQQPLNNVARVALQAMAAVLGGTQSLHTNSLDETYALPTEEAVTVALRTQQIIAHESGVDRVVDPFGGSYVMEHLTNEMERRAMEIIDKIDAMGGIVAAVESGYPQKEIAESAYQHQREVDRKERIIVGVNDFVSEGDNPIELLHIDEAVARHQKERLAKVKEKRDAAAVERALAAIKQAADEGENLFPSILDAVRVYATVGEISDVFREAFGVYRETAVF; from the coding sequence ATGATCGACAAGGACGCCCTGCAGCAGCTGCTCGAGCAGAAGGACTCCTGGACCCGCGAGGAGCTCGCCCAGGCCCTCGAGCGCCTCCCGAGGCGCAAGCCGAGGTTCGAGACCGACTCCGGCATCCCCTACGAGGACATCATCGGCCCCGAGGCCATCGCGCAGATGGATCCGGCCGAGATCGGCCTGCCCGGGCAGTACCCCTACACCCGCGGCGTGCAGCCGACGATGTACCGGGGTCGCCTCTGGACGATGCGGCAGTTCGCGGGCTTCGGCTCCCCCGAGGACACCAACAAGCGCTTCAAGTACCTGCTGGAGCACGGGGTGATGGGCCTCTCGACGGCCTTCGACATGCCCACCCTCATGGGCTACGACCCCGACCACCCGATGAGCCTCGGTGAGGTGGGGAAGGAGGGCGTCTCGGTGGCCTCCCTGGAGGACATGGAGGTCCTCTTCGCGGACATCCCGCTGGACAAGGTCACCACCTCGATGACCATCAACGCCCCGGCGATCATCATGCTCGCCATGTACGTGGCGGTGGCCGAGAAGCAGGGCGTGGGTCCCGAGAAGCTCGGCGGCACCATCCAGGCGGACATCCTCAAGGAGTTCATCGCCCAGAAGGAGTGGATCTGCCCGCCCCGGCCCTCGATGCGGATCCTCATCGACATGATCGAGTGGTGCACCCACAACATGCCGCGCTGGAACAGCGTCTCGGTGAGCGGGTACCACATCCGCGAGGCCGGAGCGACGGCGGTCCAGGAGCTGGCCTTCACCCTCGCCGATGGATTGGGCTACGTGGAGTGGTCCATCGAGCGGGGCATGGACGTGGACGAGTTCGCGCCGCGCCTCTCCTTCTTCTGGGACGTGCACAACGACTTCCTGGAGGAGATCGCCAAGTTCCGCGCCGCGCGCCGGATGTGGGCGAAGCTGCTCAAGGAGCGCTACGGCGCCAAGGACGCCCGCTCCCTCCTGCTGCGGACCCACGCCCAGACCGCGGGCGTCTCGCTCACCGCCCAGCAGCCCCTGAACAACGTCGCCCGGGTGGCCCTCCAGGCCATGGCGGCGGTCCTCGGCGGCACCCAGTCCCTCCACACCAACTCCCTCGACGAGACCTACGCGCTCCCGACCGAGGAGGCGGTGACCGTGGCCCTCCGCACCCAGCAGATCATCGCCCACGAGTCGGGCGTCGACCGGGTGGTGGATCCCTTCGGCGGCTCCTACGTGATGGAGCACCTCACCAACGAGATGGAGCGCCGGGCCATGGAGATCATCGACAAGATCGACGCCATGGGCGGCATCGTTGCGGCGGTGGAGTCGGGCTATCCCCAGAAGGAGATCGCCGAGTCCGCCTACCAGCACCAGCGGGAGGTGGACCGCAAGGAGCGGATCATCGTCGGGGTGAACGACTTCGTCTCCGAGGGCGACAACCCGATCGAGCTGCTCCATATCGACGAGGCGGTGGCCCGTCACCAGAAGGAGCGGCTGGCGAAGGTGAAGGAGAAGCGGGACGCCGCGGCGGTCGAGAGGGCCCTGGCGGCGATCAAGCAGGCCGCGGACGAGGGGGAGAACCTCTTCCCGTCGATCCTCGATGCGGTGCGGGTCTACGCGACCGTCGGGGAGATCTCGGACGTGTTCCGGGAGGCGTTCGGGGTCTATCGCGAGACGGCGGTGTTCTGA
- a CDS encoding acyl-CoA dehydrogenase family protein yields the protein MNFALEEHELMVQETARRVAVDHLAPGAKALDESHAFPKENIERLGELGLLGVNIPEQYGGAEAGPVAYSLAMMEVGAACAATGVTMAVTNMVGEIIAAFGTEEQKAKHIPKLTSAEYGAGAFALSEAHCGSDAAALRTKAVLDGDEWVIDGEKMWITSGDVAGVIVVWARTSGTGPKGITCFLVEGGTPGLSAGRPEEKTGQRGSSTVSLTLEGVRVPKSAMLGEEGQGFKIAMMALDGGRIGVASLATGIGRAALEAARTYANDRQAFGKPLADFQAIQWKLADMATELDAARLLALRAAWLKGQGRRFSIEASMAKVFASEKALAACNEAVQIHGGFGYVNEFPVERYLRDVRVTTIYEGTSEIQRLVIARSLLA from the coding sequence ATGAACTTCGCCCTCGAAGAGCACGAGCTGATGGTGCAGGAGACCGCCCGGCGGGTGGCCGTGGATCACCTCGCGCCGGGGGCCAAGGCCCTCGACGAGAGCCACGCCTTCCCGAAGGAGAACATCGAGCGCCTGGGCGAGCTGGGCCTGCTGGGGGTGAACATCCCCGAGCAGTACGGCGGCGCCGAGGCCGGGCCGGTGGCCTACAGCCTGGCCATGATGGAGGTCGGCGCGGCCTGCGCGGCCACCGGCGTGACCATGGCGGTCACCAACATGGTGGGCGAGATCATCGCGGCCTTCGGCACCGAGGAGCAGAAGGCGAAGCACATCCCGAAGCTGACCTCGGCCGAGTACGGGGCGGGCGCCTTCGCGCTCTCCGAGGCCCACTGCGGCTCCGACGCGGCGGCCCTTCGCACGAAGGCCGTCCTCGACGGCGACGAGTGGGTCATCGACGGCGAGAAGATGTGGATCACCAGCGGCGACGTCGCCGGGGTGATCGTCGTCTGGGCCCGGACCAGCGGCACCGGTCCGAAGGGCATCACCTGCTTCCTGGTCGAGGGGGGCACCCCGGGCCTCTCCGCCGGGAGACCTGAGGAGAAGACCGGCCAGCGCGGCTCCTCGACGGTCAGCCTCACCCTGGAGGGGGTGCGGGTGCCGAAGAGCGCGATGCTCGGCGAGGAGGGGCAGGGCTTCAAGATCGCCATGATGGCCCTCGACGGCGGCCGCATCGGGGTCGCCTCCCTGGCCACCGGCATCGGCCGGGCCGCCCTGGAGGCCGCCCGGACCTACGCCAACGACCGCCAGGCCTTCGGCAAGCCCCTCGCCGACTTCCAGGCCATCCAGTGGAAGCTGGCCGACATGGCCACGGAGCTCGACGCCGCCCGCCTGCTGGCGCTGCGGGCCGCCTGGCTGAAGGGGCAGGGGAGGCGCTTCTCCATCGAGGCCAGCATGGCCAAGGTCTTCGCCTCCGAGAAGGCGCTGGCCGCCTGCAACGAGGCCGTGCAGATCCACGGCGGCTTCGGCTACGTGAACGAGTTCCCGGTCGAGCGCTACCTGCGGGACGTGCGGGTGACGACCATCTACGAGGGGACCTCCGAGATCCAGCGCCTCGTCATCGCGCGCTCCCTGCTCGCGTAG
- a CDS encoding acyl-CoA dehydrogenase, protein MIFELTEEQKMLQDTCRSFAESELAPNAGKWDEEKTFPAEAVKKVAELGLMGVAVPDGEGGSGMDNVSYAVAMEEISAGCAATGVIMSVNNSLYCDPVLRYGTEAQKEEFLRPFASGQKLGCFCLTEPQAGSDAAKQKTTAVLEGDQWVLNGAKNWITNGPTADAALVFAMTAPEKGVKGISAFLVDTKTEGFEAGEPEKKMGIRAALSSGIFFENCRIPKENLLGQEGEGFKIAMSTLDGGRIGIAGQALGIAAAALKLATQYSLEREAFGGPIANLQAIQFMLADMATELDAARMLVWRAAWMKDQKQRHSKESAMAKLYAAEAATRITHKAQQILGGNGYSAEYAAERHYRDARITEIYEGTSEIQRLVIASSILRG, encoded by the coding sequence ATGATCTTCGAGCTGACCGAAGAACAGAAGATGCTGCAGGACACCTGCCGGAGCTTCGCCGAGTCCGAGCTCGCCCCGAACGCGGGCAAGTGGGACGAGGAGAAGACCTTCCCCGCCGAGGCGGTGAAGAAGGTCGCCGAGCTGGGCCTGATGGGCGTGGCCGTCCCCGACGGCGAGGGCGGCTCGGGGATGGACAACGTCTCCTACGCGGTGGCGATGGAGGAGATCAGCGCGGGCTGCGCCGCCACCGGCGTGATCATGTCGGTGAACAACTCGCTCTACTGCGACCCGGTGCTGCGCTACGGCACCGAGGCGCAGAAGGAAGAGTTCCTCCGGCCCTTCGCCTCCGGGCAGAAGCTCGGCTGCTTCTGCCTCACCGAGCCCCAGGCTGGCTCCGACGCCGCCAAGCAGAAGACGACGGCGGTGCTCGAGGGGGACCAGTGGGTGCTCAACGGCGCCAAGAACTGGATCACCAACGGCCCCACCGCCGACGCGGCCCTGGTCTTCGCCATGACCGCCCCGGAGAAGGGCGTGAAGGGCATCTCCGCCTTCCTGGTCGACACGAAGACCGAGGGCTTCGAGGCCGGCGAGCCCGAGAAGAAGATGGGCATCCGGGCGGCCCTCTCCTCGGGGATCTTCTTCGAGAACTGCCGCATCCCGAAGGAGAACCTCCTGGGCCAGGAGGGCGAGGGCTTCAAGATCGCCATGAGCACCCTCGACGGCGGCCGGATCGGCATCGCCGGCCAGGCCCTGGGCATCGCCGCCGCCGCCCTGAAGCTGGCCACCCAGTACTCCCTGGAGCGGGAGGCCTTCGGGGGCCCCATCGCCAACCTCCAGGCGATCCAGTTCATGCTGGCCGACATGGCCACCGAGCTGGACGCAGCAAGGATGCTGGTCTGGCGGGCCGCCTGGATGAAGGACCAGAAGCAGCGCCACTCCAAGGAGTCGGCGATGGCCAAGCTCTACGCCGCCGAGGCCGCCACCCGCATCACCCACAAGGCCCAGCAGATCCTGGGCGGCAACGGCTACTCCGCGGAGTACGCGGCCGAGCGCCACTACCGCGATGCCCGGATCACCGAGATCTACGAGGGCACCAGCGAGATCCAGCGCCTGGTCATCGCCTCCTCCATCCTCCGGGGCTGA
- a CDS encoding methyltransferase domain-containing protein, which yields MSQADQFYDRVYLPSSAHAFTEGLADREVGVILGLLGLPPSSRLLDLGCGDGRHLRALRRAGYPRGVGLDRSASLLAAAREADPRSILVQGDYRGLPFREASFDGIYVWYAGLFVLETRAEHEALLADLFRTLRPGGRLVHDGANPDLLRREPESHFESRLPGGIYVSEHCEWREEEGREHGFRRLLYPDGRVEEGAWAIWHPDPGTLTRLLEGAGFEVESLRDEGGAPFDPDRAHDLVVVARRPEI from the coding sequence GTGAGCCAGGCCGACCAGTTCTACGACCGGGTCTACCTCCCCAGCAGCGCCCACGCCTTCACCGAGGGCCTGGCCGACCGCGAGGTCGGGGTGATCCTCGGCCTCCTCGGGCTGCCCCCCTCGAGCCGCCTGCTGGATCTGGGCTGCGGCGACGGCCGCCACCTGCGCGCCCTGCGGCGCGCCGGCTACCCCCGGGGCGTGGGGCTGGACCGCTCGGCCTCCCTCCTGGCGGCGGCCCGGGAGGCCGACCCCCGCTCGATCCTGGTCCAGGGGGACTACCGGGGGCTGCCCTTCCGGGAGGCCAGCTTCGACGGGATCTACGTCTGGTACGCCGGCCTCTTCGTCCTCGAGACCCGGGCCGAGCACGAGGCCCTGCTGGCCGATCTCTTCCGGACCCTGCGGCCCGGCGGGCGCCTGGTCCACGACGGCGCCAACCCGGATCTGCTGCGGCGGGAGCCCGAGAGCCACTTCGAGAGCCGCCTCCCGGGGGGGATCTACGTCAGCGAGCACTGCGAGTGGCGGGAGGAGGAGGGCCGCGAGCACGGCTTCCGCCGGCTGCTCTACCCCGACGGGAGGGTGGAGGAGGGGGCCTGGGCCATCTGGCACCCCGACCCCGGCACCCTCACGCGGCTTCTGGAGGGCGCTGGTTTCGAGGTAGAGTCCCTGCGCGACGAGGGCGGCGCTCCCTTCGACCCCGACCGGGCCCACGACCTGGTGGTGGTGGCGCGCCGTCCCGAGATCTAG
- a CDS encoding amidohydrolase family protein encodes MKRRAMKLMKITGITLAAFAGLTLLATSSCVVRQLGGAFTRLPGEAKQQLSVGARKLVLESLEGLDTSKVRDFHVHMLALGSEVEGAYINEAMTSWGSPVRYFKYLIYRSAAGIQDVESADAQFRERLVDLGKHLPMSMKLHILAFDEHYNADGTVNAEKTEFHTPNAYVFAMAKQHPGLFEPVMSVHPYRKDALEALDRWAKEGGHYVKWLPNAMGMDPGDERLDPYYEKMREHGLVLITHAGEEQAVESEEDQALGNPLRLRRALDHGVKVIVSHCASLGTDVDLDDPEGKRVPSFELFLRLMDDPRYEGLVFGDISALTQFNRLGGPLDTILKRQDLHPRLVYGTDYPLPAINALVRTEDLVAGGYITKKERRWLNEIYEFNPILFDFVTKRRLKHPETGERFADGIFEAPAALP; translated from the coding sequence ATGAAGCGAAGGGCGATGAAGCTGATGAAGATCACCGGGATCACCCTCGCCGCCTTCGCCGGCCTCACCCTGCTGGCGACCTCCTCCTGCGTGGTGCGCCAGCTCGGCGGCGCCTTCACCCGCCTGCCGGGGGAGGCCAAGCAGCAGCTCTCGGTGGGGGCGCGGAAGCTGGTGCTCGAGAGCCTGGAGGGCCTCGACACGAGCAAGGTCCGGGACTTCCACGTCCACATGCTGGCCCTGGGCAGCGAGGTGGAGGGCGCCTACATCAACGAGGCGATGACCTCCTGGGGCAGCCCGGTCCGCTACTTCAAGTACCTCATCTACCGCTCGGCGGCCGGCATCCAGGACGTGGAGAGCGCCGACGCGCAGTTCCGCGAGCGCCTCGTCGATCTCGGGAAGCACCTCCCGATGTCGATGAAGCTCCACATCCTCGCCTTCGACGAGCACTACAACGCCGACGGCACCGTGAACGCCGAGAAGACCGAGTTCCACACCCCGAACGCCTACGTCTTCGCCATGGCGAAGCAGCACCCCGGGCTCTTCGAGCCGGTGATGAGCGTCCACCCCTACCGGAAGGACGCCCTCGAGGCCCTGGATCGCTGGGCGAAGGAGGGCGGGCACTACGTGAAGTGGCTGCCCAACGCGATGGGGATGGATCCGGGGGACGAGCGCCTCGACCCCTACTACGAGAAGATGAGGGAGCACGGCCTGGTGCTCATCACCCACGCCGGCGAGGAGCAGGCCGTGGAGTCCGAGGAGGACCAGGCCCTGGGCAACCCCCTGCGCCTGCGGCGGGCCCTCGACCACGGGGTGAAGGTCATCGTCTCCCACTGCGCCAGTCTGGGCACGGACGTCGATCTCGACGACCCCGAGGGGAAGCGGGTGCCCAGCTTCGAGCTCTTCCTGCGCCTGATGGACGACCCGAGGTACGAGGGCCTGGTCTTCGGGGACATCTCGGCCCTCACCCAGTTCAACCGGCTGGGGGGGCCGCTGGACACGATCCTGAAGCGCCAGGATCTCCACCCGCGCCTGGTCTACGGCACCGACTACCCCCTGCCGGCCATCAACGCCCTGGTGCGCACCGAGGACCTCGTCGCGGGGGGCTACATCACCAAGAAGGAGCGGCGCTGGCTCAACGAGATCTACGAGTTCAACCCGATCCTCTTCGACTTCGTGACCAAGCGGCGCCTGAAGCACCCCGAGACCGGGGAGCGCTTCGCCGACGGCATCTTCGAGGCCCCGGCGGCGCTCCCGTGA